A window of the Polaribacter batillariae genome harbors these coding sequences:
- a CDS encoding helix-turn-helix domain-containing protein, which produces MSAKDLNSNTNYLSKIINHYKGLSFSNYLNTLRINFIISELKVNSLYRKFTIKAIAEEAGFNNPESFSKAFYKITNVKPSFFMKQLEENY; this is translated from the coding sequence GTGTCAGCAAAAGATTTAAATAGTAATACAAATTATCTTTCTAAAATTATTAATCATTACAAGGGATTGTCATTTTCAAATTACTTAAATACCTTAAGGATTAATTTTATAATAAGTGAATTGAAAGTAAACAGTCTTTATCGAAAATTCACAATAAAAGCTATAGCTGAAGAAGCAGGATTTAATAATCCAGAATCTTTCTCTAAAGCTTTCTATAAAATTACAAATGTAAAACCATCTTTTTTTATGAAGCAGTTAGAAGAAAATTATTAA
- a CDS encoding IS256 family transposase, whose translation MKPEDLLNEEFLKQFKTGSELTSFIEQLHKRGVEKILEGELDAHLDYDKHQKSNNPNSRNGYGTKTIKTHLGETKIKVPRDRDATFNPMLIKKRESTADGVENLIISLYAKGMSTTDIEEQIRELYNFNISSSAISRITDKITADIIAWKNRPLEATYLIVWMDGIVFKVRENSKVINKTIYIAVGLRVDGKKEVLGLWLGKNESSSFWMSVLTDIKARGTQDILITATDNLNGFTDTIKTIFPNSVTQICVVHQIRNSCKYVVWKDKKAFTRDMKQIYTAPTKEAAKAALEDFKNKWNSKYSYAIKSWENNWDELTVFFDFPLEIRTIIYTTNLIENLNGKIRKYTKNKLSYPTDDAVIKSVFLALRESTKKWTLPIRNWGIILNQFLAIFENRIKL comes from the coding sequence ATGAAACCAGAAGATTTATTAAACGAAGAATTTTTAAAACAATTTAAAACAGGTTCAGAACTAACCAGTTTTATAGAACAACTGCACAAACGTGGTGTAGAAAAGATTTTAGAAGGCGAATTAGATGCGCATTTAGATTACGATAAGCATCAAAAAAGCAACAATCCTAATTCACGAAATGGCTATGGAACCAAAACAATAAAGACGCATTTAGGAGAAACTAAAATAAAAGTTCCAAGAGATCGCGATGCTACTTTCAATCCAATGCTTATTAAAAAGCGAGAAAGTACTGCAGATGGAGTTGAAAACCTGATTATTTCTTTATATGCCAAAGGAATGAGTACTACAGATATTGAAGAACAAATACGGGAATTGTATAATTTTAACATCTCTAGTTCAGCCATTTCTAGAATCACAGATAAAATTACAGCTGACATTATTGCTTGGAAAAATAGACCTTTAGAAGCTACTTATCTGATTGTATGGATGGATGGCATCGTTTTTAAGGTTCGTGAAAACTCCAAAGTCATCAATAAAACAATTTACATTGCTGTTGGTCTTAGAGTAGATGGTAAAAAAGAAGTTTTAGGACTTTGGTTAGGAAAAAACGAATCTTCCTCTTTTTGGATGAGCGTTTTAACCGACATAAAAGCCAGAGGAACACAAGACATTTTAATTACAGCAACTGATAATTTAAACGGATTTACAGACACCATTAAAACTATTTTTCCCAATTCAGTAACACAAATATGTGTGGTTCATCAAATCAGAAACTCTTGTAAATATGTAGTCTGGAAAGATAAAAAAGCCTTTACAAGAGATATGAAGCAAATCTATACAGCTCCTACAAAAGAAGCAGCAAAAGCAGCCTTAGAAGACTTTAAAAATAAATGGAACTCTAAATATTCTTATGCCATTAAATCATGGGAAAACAATTGGGATGAACTCACTGTTTTCTTCGATTTCCCATTAGAAATCAGAACCATTATTTATACCACAAATTTAATTGAAAACTTAAATGGGAAAATTAGAAAATACACTAAAAACAAACTCTCATATCCAACAGATGATGCTGTAATTAAATCCGTATTTTTAGCTTTGAGAGAATCAACAAAAAAATGGACATTGCCTATTAGAAATTGGGGTATCATTCTTAACCAATTTTTGGCTATATTTGAAAACAGGATTAAACTATGA